One part of the Mesorhizobium sp. M4B.F.Ca.ET.058.02.1.1 genome encodes these proteins:
- a CDS encoding class I SAM-dependent methyltransferase codes for MSDIFAYDESRASTYEKFTSLLGKVAEADETAALLEQLSRGGGALELGIGNGRVAVPLSERGVRVEGIDNSDSMLKLLAKRTDVIKAWKGDISDFSSEQRYDLVYCVYGTFTLLSTREEQIACLRSAAEVLTEKGVVVIEVRVPPLDGFVGGQKTTTMYVDHENTFVNAVLHDPVNQNLTSTILWFSGTSVRRLPQRVRYVYHQELDTMAECVGLELAERWGDWARGAFTNESKGHISVYRRTSL; via the coding sequence ATGTCAGACATTTTTGCCTATGACGAGAGTAGGGCTTCCACATATGAAAAATTTACCAGCTTATTAGGGAAAGTTGCGGAGGCAGACGAAACTGCTGCCCTCCTCGAGCAACTTTCCAGAGGAGGAGGGGCTCTTGAGCTCGGTATTGGCAATGGGCGCGTAGCGGTGCCGTTGAGCGAGCGGGGAGTCAGGGTCGAAGGCATCGACAATTCAGACAGCATGTTAAAACTTCTCGCCAAACGTACTGATGTGATCAAAGCCTGGAAGGGGGACATTTCCGATTTCAGCTCAGAACAACGCTACGATCTGGTCTATTGTGTTTATGGCACATTCACCCTGCTCTCCACGCGCGAAGAGCAAATAGCCTGCCTTCGATCGGCTGCGGAGGTGCTAACAGAGAAGGGGGTTGTGGTAATAGAAGTTCGTGTTCCACCCTTGGACGGTTTTGTCGGCGGCCAGAAAACTACTACGATGTACGTTGATCATGAGAATACCTTTGTCAATGCGGTACTCCATGACCCAGTAAACCAGAACTTGACTTCAACCATCCTCTGGTTTTCTGGTACATCCGTCAGACGTTTACCACAACGCGTTCGGTACGTTTATCACCAGGAGCTCGATACAATGGCCGAATGCGTTGGGCTGGAGCTGGCGGAGCGTTGGGGAGATTGGGCGAGGGGCGCGTTCACCAATGAATCCAAAGGTCACATCTCAGTTTACCGGCGAACCAGCTTGTAG
- a CDS encoding LuxR family transcriptional regulator, whose translation MQTVFERFLERLSESVDEADLRGALADVASGLDLRTFAYLSLPPRSDGKPTLISNYPAPWTAHYLENGYESIDPVIVRARSGGCPFRWGSDLSGEEAAGAQVFEEAAQFGICCGMTTPIIDRRGNFAAITFAADKPDTAFFRATERHVEGLPYIATCFHMFVRCKLSADRMIDGVLLTPREYECLQWAQKGKSDWEIGCILGITQRTAAFHLGNARRKLGVTNTKQAIGRLPR comes from the coding sequence ATGCAGACTGTCTTCGAGAGATTCTTGGAAAGGCTTTCAGAAAGCGTCGATGAGGCTGATCTTCGCGGCGCCCTGGCCGATGTCGCCTCTGGACTCGATCTTCGCACTTTTGCCTATCTCTCCTTACCGCCGCGGTCGGATGGCAAACCCACGCTGATCTCGAATTATCCGGCGCCGTGGACAGCACATTATCTTGAGAACGGATATGAGAGTATTGACCCGGTCATTGTGCGCGCACGCAGTGGCGGATGCCCGTTTCGATGGGGATCCGATCTGAGCGGCGAGGAGGCTGCAGGGGCTCAGGTTTTCGAAGAAGCGGCGCAGTTTGGCATCTGCTGCGGCATGACGACCCCGATTATCGACCGCCGAGGCAATTTTGCTGCGATAACCTTTGCCGCAGACAAGCCCGACACCGCATTTTTCCGCGCCACAGAACGCCACGTAGAAGGTCTCCCGTATATCGCGACCTGTTTTCATATGTTCGTTCGCTGCAAACTGTCCGCCGATCGAATGATCGACGGTGTTTTGCTGACGCCGCGCGAATACGAGTGCCTGCAGTGGGCACAAAAAGGCAAGTCCGATTGGGAGATCGGCTGCATCCTGGGGATCACGCAGCGCACGGCCGCCTTTCATCTGGGCAACGCTCGGCGGAAGCTTGGGGTGACGAACACCAAGCAGGCAATTGGGCGCCTGCCCCGTTAG
- a CDS encoding DUF2285 domain-containing protein, translating into MNRSTGTDGTQSSTLRDEVPWSDSITGYDRQHSTIYLRILDACADNASVEEMAELILGIDPVLEPVRARKAVRSHIDRANWMVTTGYKELFGG; encoded by the coding sequence ATGAATCGATCAACGGGAACAGATGGGACTCAAAGCTCAACACTGCGCGACGAAGTCCCGTGGTCAGACAGCATCACGGGCTACGATCGGCAGCATTCCACCATTTACCTGCGCATCCTCGACGCCTGCGCCGACAATGCCAGCGTGGAGGAAATGGCCGAACTCATTCTCGGCATCGACCCCGTCCTTGAACCGGTGCGCGCCCGCAAGGCTGTTCGCAGCCATATCGACCGGGCGAACTGGATGGTAACGACCGGCTACAAGGAACTGTTCGGCGGCTGA
- a CDS encoding helix-turn-helix transcriptional regulator: protein MPKSLRSVRHQRFLAQLISLRKAKGMTQAQVAEKLGRPQSFVAKYEGGERRLDIIEFLDVTAVLDTDPCEILLSLQS from the coding sequence ATGCCCAAATCGCTTCGATCTGTCCGCCACCAGCGGTTTCTGGCCCAGTTGATATCGCTGCGCAAGGCCAAAGGCATGACCCAGGCGCAGGTAGCCGAGAAGCTTGGCCGGCCGCAATCCTTCGTGGCCAAGTATGAGGGTGGAGAGCGGCGTCTCGATATCATCGAGTTTCTCGACGTAACTGCAGTGCTTGACACCGACCCCTGCGAGATTCTGTTGAGCCTGCAGTCATAG
- a CDS encoding OmpW family protein, with product MATKRMNVLRGVTAAVILLLVGQQAVAADLPEIPYDPQEAASVEWPSPWQIRLRALGVITEDSGYVNAVPGSGLSYSNTVTPELDISYFFTDNVAAELILGTTYANITGQGSIGALRNIGKVWLLPPTLTLQYHFTDFGAFKPYVGGGVNYTIFYHQEVGSADDLKVKNTFGTALQVGFDYMVDEHWGVNFDVKKLFLKPDFDVTVAGKNLTGKAELDPWLIGAGVTYRF from the coding sequence ATGGCAACAAAGCGAATGAACGTGTTGCGGGGAGTCACAGCGGCCGTCATCCTGTTGCTGGTAGGGCAGCAAGCTGTCGCGGCAGACCTTCCGGAGATCCCATACGACCCGCAGGAGGCTGCCTCGGTTGAATGGCCGAGCCCGTGGCAAATCCGCCTGCGCGCATTGGGGGTCATCACTGAGGATTCGGGCTACGTTAACGCGGTGCCCGGCTCCGGTCTTTCCTATTCGAACACGGTGACGCCGGAACTCGATATTTCGTATTTCTTCACGGACAACGTCGCCGCCGAGCTCATCCTCGGCACCACCTATGCCAACATCACTGGCCAGGGCTCGATCGGCGCGCTGAGGAATATAGGCAAGGTTTGGCTGCTGCCGCCCACGCTGACGTTGCAGTACCATTTCACCGATTTCGGCGCCTTCAAGCCTTATGTCGGTGGCGGCGTGAACTATACGATCTTTTATCATCAGGAGGTCGGCAGCGCCGATGATCTGAAGGTCAAGAACACGTTCGGCACCGCACTGCAGGTCGGGTTCGACTACATGGTGGACGAGCACTGGGGCGTCAACTTCGACGTGAAGAAGCTTTTCCTGAAGCCAGACTTCGACGTCACCGTGGCCGGCAAGAACCTGACCGGGAAGGCGGAGCTTGATCCCTGGCTGATAGGCGCAGGTGTCACCTACCGTTTCTGA
- a CDS encoding prolyl oligopeptidase family serine peptidase gives MSEFDFRPTLNAPDDDPHLWLEDVEGEPALAWTASQSAKTLKLFAGKQFERDRAALTVMFDRFDRIPLVTRHGQYLYNFWQDAGNPRGLWRRTTLAAYMKADPQWELLIDLDALAASDGEDWVWGGASIEPETLERAVLRLSRGGSDAVVHREFDLSSQSFAAEGFNLPEAKGGINWLDPDTLLLFSALGEGMATRSGYARTVRLWKRDADPLTAPVIFETGSESLGVSGHLDRIAESERLWFLEGLGLFQAIGRIGDRSGPKLEINLPRDARWNVFGDWLAVKPRKPWTVGGTTHATDALIGISLSSFIAGERRFSTLFEPDERRCLQSFFWNDGKLIVAYLANLAPRFEVFTPGRQEWTRRALDTVPARGTVHLWSLDAEDHETNGEVLVSAQDPITPSQLLLLDLNDAPPLGAPVILKRSPEYFDACGLVVTRHEAASIDGEMIPYTQVGPANGNGDAPVHLSAYGGFGISLLPYYNSSLGKLWLERGGTCVVANIRGGGEFGTRWHDAGRRQGKRLAHDDFAAVAADLVRRGVTLPRRIAAEGRSNGGLLIANMLTRYPEHFGALFCAVPLVDMRRYTKLLAGASWIDEYGDPDKADDWAFLREISAYHTATPGQPYPPILLATMKRDDRVHPGHARKMAAKLQALGYPAYFYEPGAGGHGCGKDNRERAAFTSFGINFLRSAIGWHADSFHKRPGAREGRTSDE, from the coding sequence ATGAGCGAATTCGATTTCCGCCCAACGCTGAATGCGCCCGACGATGACCCCCATCTTTGGCTTGAAGATGTAGAAGGCGAACCGGCACTCGCGTGGACCGCCAGCCAGTCGGCAAAGACCCTGAAGCTCTTCGCGGGAAAGCAGTTCGAGCGCGACCGGGCGGCGCTCACAGTGATGTTCGACCGTTTCGACAGGATTCCCCTGGTCACGCGCCACGGTCAATACCTTTACAATTTCTGGCAAGATGCCGGAAATCCGCGCGGGCTGTGGCGCCGGACGACCCTTGCCGCCTACATGAAGGCGGATCCCCAATGGGAGCTGCTGATCGATCTGGACGCCCTCGCCGCTAGCGACGGAGAAGATTGGGTCTGGGGCGGCGCGTCGATCGAGCCGGAGACGCTCGAAAGAGCCGTTTTGCGCCTGTCGCGCGGCGGCAGCGACGCGGTCGTGCATCGCGAATTCGACCTGAGCTCTCAGAGCTTTGCCGCCGAAGGTTTCAATCTCCCGGAGGCCAAGGGCGGCATAAATTGGCTCGACCCTGACACGCTTCTGCTCTTCAGTGCGCTTGGTGAGGGCATGGCCACCCGCTCCGGTTACGCCCGCACCGTACGACTGTGGAAGCGTGACGCGGATCCCCTCACCGCGCCGGTAATCTTTGAGACCGGTTCCGAATCCCTTGGCGTGTCGGGTCATCTGGACCGCATCGCCGAGAGCGAGCGCCTTTGGTTCCTCGAGGGTCTGGGCTTGTTCCAGGCGATAGGACGAATCGGCGACCGCAGTGGGCCGAAGCTTGAGATCAACCTTCCTCGGGACGCCAGGTGGAATGTCTTCGGCGATTGGCTGGCGGTAAAGCCGCGCAAGCCCTGGACAGTGGGAGGGACGACCCATGCCACCGACGCGCTGATCGGCATCTCACTTTCCTCTTTCATCGCTGGCGAACGCCGTTTTAGCACCCTGTTTGAACCGGACGAGAGGCGCTGTCTGCAGTCATTCTTCTGGAATGACGGGAAGCTCATTGTCGCCTACCTCGCGAACCTCGCCCCGCGTTTCGAAGTGTTCACCCCGGGTCGGCAGGAATGGACTCGCCGAGCCCTGGACACGGTGCCCGCGCGAGGGACTGTCCACCTCTGGTCCCTCGATGCGGAAGATCACGAGACCAATGGAGAGGTCCTCGTTTCGGCTCAGGACCCGATCACACCGTCGCAACTGCTCCTACTCGATCTCAATGATGCGCCGCCTCTCGGTGCTCCAGTGATCCTGAAGCGCAGCCCGGAGTATTTCGACGCATGCGGACTGGTGGTCACGCGGCACGAGGCAGCCTCGATTGATGGTGAGATGATCCCCTACACGCAGGTCGGGCCGGCGAACGGGAACGGAGATGCCCCGGTTCACCTTTCCGCCTATGGCGGGTTCGGCATATCGCTCCTGCCCTACTACAACTCCTCCCTCGGCAAGCTGTGGCTCGAGCGCGGCGGCACGTGTGTGGTGGCGAACATCCGCGGGGGCGGCGAGTTCGGCACGCGCTGGCACGATGCAGGGCGGAGGCAGGGCAAGCGTCTCGCCCATGACGATTTCGCCGCCGTTGCCGCTGACCTTGTGCGAAGGGGCGTTACGCTGCCGAGGCGGATTGCCGCCGAGGGCCGTTCAAATGGCGGCCTGCTTATTGCCAACATGCTTACACGCTATCCTGAGCATTTCGGCGCGCTGTTCTGCGCAGTTCCGCTCGTCGATATGCGCCGCTACACCAAGCTCCTGGCAGGCGCGAGCTGGATCGACGAATATGGCGATCCGGACAAGGCTGACGATTGGGCTTTCCTGAGGGAAATCTCCGCCTATCACACTGCCACGCCCGGACAGCCCTATCCGCCCATCCTGCTCGCCACAATGAAGCGCGACGACCGCGTCCACCCGGGCCATGCGCGCAAGATGGCCGCAAAACTTCAAGCCCTTGGCTATCCCGCCTACTTCTACGAGCCCGGCGCGGGCGGCCACGGATGCGGCAAAGACAATCGGGAGCGCGCTGCATTCACTAGTTTTGGCATCAATTTCCTTCGCAGCGCGATCGGCTGGCACGCCGATAGCTTTCATAAGAGACCGGGAGCTCGAGAGGGGCGAACTTCGGATGAGTGA
- a CDS encoding GNAT family protein translates to MHIIETPHLFLRPPSHSDELLLHGLWSDPFVVNAKDSVSPTLEQSKAALFQFIIHWQHNRFGLWMLFVKNEGQAKKFVGYCGLARSGLYLPQDPNNVEIITCLNLASSGKGIAVEAGRAAVQFAFEHLELEKVTSFVRPANTRSLRKNIKIGFFYVGYRIYDSTLMRYLEVYPETAVKADSLLVFDDAY, encoded by the coding sequence ATGCACATCATAGAAACGCCACACCTATTCCTAAGGCCGCCGTCGCATAGCGACGAGCTTCTTTTACATGGACTTTGGAGCGATCCGTTTGTGGTTAACGCCAAGGATAGCGTCTCTCCGACCTTAGAGCAGTCGAAAGCTGCACTGTTTCAGTTCATCATTCATTGGCAGCACAATCGTTTCGGCCTATGGATGCTGTTCGTCAAAAATGAAGGTCAAGCAAAAAAATTCGTGGGCTATTGTGGATTAGCGCGCAGCGGGCTGTATCTACCCCAAGATCCGAATAACGTTGAAATAATAACCTGCCTCAACCTTGCGTCTTCGGGGAAGGGAATCGCAGTTGAGGCCGGAAGGGCGGCTGTCCAATTTGCTTTCGAGCATTTAGAACTTGAGAAGGTAACTTCATTCGTTCGACCAGCGAACACACGTTCGCTTCGTAAGAACATTAAGATTGGATTTTTCTACGTTGGATACCGAATTTACGATAGCACATTGATGCGATATTTAGAGGTTTACCCAGAAACAGCTGTAAAAGCTGATAGCTTACTTGTTTTCGATGATGCGTACTAG
- a CDS encoding DUF2285 domain-containing protein, with product MLPVIAEQLSASSGTSPFELSALPCRATVLLAPDKGQHVLLRNAEHTLQLAVSGADILHPVYLRTEAIWPATLSKHRLRALECLNALSLGEQLPARLFPPEKRSARLTFVLRALDGALAGASHRELAEALIGQRRVHADWRDPRDHLRDRIRRAVSRGRALMNGGYRDFLL from the coding sequence GTGCTGCCGGTCATTGCAGAACAACTGTCTGCATCGTCGGGGACATCGCCGTTCGAGCTCTCGGCATTGCCATGTCGTGCGACGGTCCTGCTGGCGCCCGACAAGGGCCAGCATGTTCTTCTTCGCAACGCGGAGCATACCCTCCAGCTCGCCGTCTCTGGCGCGGATATCTTGCACCCTGTCTACCTCCGTACCGAGGCGATCTGGCCCGCGACGCTTTCGAAGCATCGCCTGAGGGCGCTCGAGTGTCTCAATGCTCTAAGTCTGGGCGAGCAACTGCCCGCGCGCTTGTTTCCGCCGGAAAAACGCAGTGCCCGTTTGACCTTCGTTCTTCGTGCGCTCGACGGCGCACTTGCCGGAGCGTCACATCGCGAGCTCGCCGAAGCGCTCATTGGTCAACGGCGCGTCCATGCCGACTGGAGGGACCCGCGAGATCATCTGCGCGACCGCATTCGCCGCGCCGTCTCTCGTGGCCGCGCCCTCATGAATGGAGGGTACAGAGATTTCCTTCTTTAA
- a CDS encoding AAA family ATPase encodes MDGSNARALHLHTIDSLVADLIAGTPVLIEGARTFSLPDAATRSALGWYQNRGPAAWTADVRSPHAEELVEAISQPPPAVKALPSRPANANNRRLRLKRVEAHRFAGLHKFGTPDAAPENYVHEFSCPITLFEGRNGSGKTSLLNAVIWTLTGQMLRPQREPESPEDFDCWIGNAEDERTTHKLSSLTPMPFLDQYRPDKDWVPADTWVELTFVEDGGVKLPPIRRSMTRSLQGKLKELPPDLTPLGVDPIALRIGTVMPGLLPLIQLGSESELGRAVSELTGLSALVDLAAHSRRAKTKIDKDLVKAKRGERDRADADYNIAKGDLEKILRTHAMLEPPTLVPIPSDDKAIEEKLKTIKTNFDDAKACAFESAKEILGGRFDPADAKLRSDLEENISRALERVSQPQTLKSIARLADLRKLTPDELGDAENRLTAILTEARTLQELAQNPSSAARTRLYARIKAWMADHPDPARDQNRCVVCGGDHSHAVDPVTGQPVKQHLAGSASDADLLSQTLAHWAANAHGVLLRSLPEALRTELVVDLPAHPCDLLRKALVDEAFSFAPFAGILGELKSPTALSLDAVFQNRAELDDPLAIALPSGCSDLQLALERLDRAIRFAHWRQNNDALAKQVLTRVLGRKPKEGEHTEKLTLTGKLLELQSIVKAAEPISDALSQCARLSKHLATRRAAEARLDNYATASAALGRLADLGTLADQQVDQLRKILRTDAAAWRDIIYLGAFRDTAHQLVDTGMGRKGELDLVVQTGGVAAPAQHVTNASALRANLVAFFFAFWQHVLKERGGLTTLVLDDPQELLDDENRERLAAALGKLASGGAQVIVTSYDPRFCGRVAKIQLPGGVEHLAVHPATRLQPRVRTIVPHSVLLERKKRFDADPNEEEPAREFADGCRVFLEAQLGDLFDDPAHSSWAKATPNPTLADFVQRMRPLVRAGSAGMFGADIFRRFAEHPALGDNSPVVALMNKAHHGRRQDITAGEVAQYAGQLVDLIKLAEDIREECYRWRRRDLPAAKQKLAAPPAIDFTSLAAPRVVICPDLAAFTRHRAAAETQDEPEILEPCVLESCVAYYLRRANFGFAAPAGSLAIVKSIPTLSADRRLVIARHGKDVYARRLVRNANGGGLIALTAETPDPRIRNPKSVFLPEDETAIHQVVGIIFDHTVRVDHGPEEAVAVDANRELQRIAIAFRVVDESAVPLALDKQVVLGGDHIQLDTLGHHQDALVALCLDDGSSIFKRVGTALPGDLSHFRLFESIGGMGSSQVLSVGKAANGVPTVIGARKIVGVLYNV; translated from the coding sequence ATGGATGGATCGAATGCTCGTGCGCTACATTTGCACACCATTGACTCGTTAGTTGCCGATTTAATCGCAGGCACGCCAGTTCTCATTGAGGGCGCGCGCACCTTTTCTCTGCCTGATGCTGCAACGCGTAGCGCCTTGGGATGGTACCAAAATCGTGGCCCTGCGGCTTGGACTGCTGATGTCCGCTCTCCGCATGCGGAAGAACTCGTAGAGGCGATTTCCCAACCGCCACCTGCTGTGAAGGCCTTGCCCTCGCGGCCCGCGAACGCGAACAACAGGCGGCTTCGGCTTAAGAGGGTGGAGGCCCACCGGTTCGCCGGCCTGCATAAGTTTGGGACACCGGATGCGGCCCCGGAGAATTATGTCCACGAGTTCTCGTGCCCAATCACGCTCTTCGAAGGGCGGAACGGATCCGGCAAGACCTCGCTGCTCAATGCCGTCATCTGGACGCTCACAGGTCAGATGCTTCGGCCCCAGCGCGAACCTGAAAGCCCGGAGGACTTCGATTGCTGGATAGGTAATGCGGAGGACGAACGAACAACGCACAAATTGTCGTCACTGACACCCATGCCATTCTTGGATCAGTACCGACCCGACAAGGACTGGGTTCCAGCTGATACATGGGTTGAACTGACCTTCGTTGAAGATGGCGGCGTGAAGCTTCCCCCCATCCGCCGCAGCATGACGCGCTCGCTTCAGGGCAAGCTGAAGGAGTTGCCGCCCGATCTAACCCCGCTCGGGGTCGATCCCATCGCACTTCGAATCGGCACCGTCATGCCGGGGTTACTCCCGCTCATTCAGTTGGGATCTGAGTCGGAACTCGGACGCGCAGTGTCCGAGCTTACAGGGTTGTCAGCGCTCGTGGACCTTGCTGCACATTCGCGTCGCGCGAAAACCAAGATCGACAAAGATCTCGTCAAGGCCAAGCGCGGCGAACGCGATAGGGCGGACGCCGACTACAACATTGCCAAAGGCGACCTCGAAAAGATCTTGCGGACGCATGCTATGCTGGAGCCGCCGACGCTAGTGCCAATCCCGTCGGACGACAAGGCCATTGAGGAAAAGCTTAAGACCATCAAGACGAACTTCGATGACGCAAAGGCATGCGCGTTTGAGTCCGCGAAAGAGATCCTTGGCGGGCGTTTTGACCCCGCCGATGCAAAACTGCGTTCGGACCTCGAAGAGAATATCAGTCGGGCGCTCGAGCGTGTCAGCCAGCCTCAAACGTTGAAGTCGATCGCACGGCTCGCCGACCTCCGCAAACTGACGCCGGACGAGCTTGGCGACGCCGAAAACAGGCTAACTGCCATTCTGACGGAAGCACGCACCCTGCAGGAGCTGGCGCAAAATCCATCGAGCGCAGCGCGCACACGCTTGTATGCACGGATCAAGGCCTGGATGGCCGATCATCCGGACCCAGCACGCGACCAAAACCGGTGCGTCGTCTGTGGTGGCGATCATTCCCATGCTGTTGACCCTGTTACGGGCCAACCGGTCAAACAGCACCTAGCCGGGTCTGCCTCCGACGCTGACCTCTTGTCGCAAACCCTAGCCCATTGGGCGGCAAATGCCCATGGCGTTCTATTGCGCTCGTTACCGGAGGCGCTTCGCACTGAGTTGGTCGTCGACTTGCCGGCGCATCCGTGCGACCTTCTGCGAAAAGCGCTGGTTGACGAGGCTTTTTCGTTCGCACCGTTCGCAGGCATTCTTGGCGAATTGAAATCTCCAACGGCCTTAAGCCTCGATGCCGTATTCCAGAACCGCGCGGAGTTGGATGATCCCCTTGCCATCGCGTTGCCATCAGGCTGTAGCGACCTTCAACTAGCCTTGGAGCGCCTTGACCGAGCAATCCGCTTTGCCCATTGGCGCCAGAACAACGATGCCTTGGCAAAGCAGGTCCTCACCCGTGTGCTCGGGCGCAAGCCCAAGGAAGGGGAGCATACAGAGAAACTGACCCTTACGGGGAAGCTGTTGGAACTCCAAAGCATCGTCAAAGCAGCCGAGCCGATCTCGGACGCGCTGAGCCAGTGTGCGCGGCTTTCAAAGCATTTGGCGACGCGCCGGGCGGCTGAAGCCCGGCTTGACAATTACGCGACGGCAAGCGCGGCGCTCGGTCGACTCGCTGATTTGGGGACGCTGGCTGACCAGCAAGTCGACCAGCTTCGCAAGATTCTTCGAACGGATGCCGCCGCTTGGCGTGATATCATCTATCTCGGCGCATTTCGCGATACGGCTCACCAACTCGTCGACACCGGCATGGGCCGCAAAGGGGAATTGGACCTTGTCGTCCAGACAGGAGGCGTCGCGGCCCCGGCCCAACATGTCACGAACGCGTCTGCCCTGCGAGCGAATTTGGTCGCGTTCTTTTTCGCCTTCTGGCAGCACGTGCTGAAGGAGCGCGGTGGCTTGACTACCCTGGTGCTTGACGATCCTCAGGAGCTGCTTGACGACGAAAACCGGGAGCGGCTGGCGGCCGCGCTCGGAAAATTGGCGAGTGGTGGCGCGCAGGTGATCGTTACGTCCTATGATCCTCGCTTCTGCGGCCGGGTCGCCAAAATCCAGCTTCCGGGCGGAGTTGAGCATCTTGCCGTGCACCCCGCGACGCGGTTGCAGCCCCGTGTCAGGACGATCGTGCCCCATTCCGTCCTGCTTGAGCGGAAGAAGCGCTTCGATGCCGACCCAAATGAAGAAGAGCCCGCACGCGAGTTCGCCGATGGATGTCGCGTGTTCCTCGAGGCGCAGCTTGGTGACCTGTTCGACGATCCGGCCCATTCATCCTGGGCCAAGGCCACACCGAATCCCACGCTGGCCGATTTCGTGCAGCGAATGCGCCCCTTGGTACGGGCCGGGTCGGCCGGGATGTTCGGCGCAGACATTTTCAGGCGGTTCGCTGAACACCCTGCGCTGGGTGACAACTCCCCGGTGGTGGCCTTGATGAACAAGGCCCACCACGGGCGTCGCCAAGACATCACGGCTGGTGAGGTCGCGCAATACGCTGGCCAATTGGTTGATCTGATCAAACTTGCGGAGGACATTCGTGAAGAATGCTATCGCTGGCGCCGGCGGGACTTACCAGCAGCGAAGCAGAAGCTTGCGGCGCCGCCAGCTATCGACTTCACTTCGCTCGCTGCACCGCGGGTCGTCATCTGTCCCGATTTGGCGGCCTTTACTAGGCATCGCGCGGCTGCGGAAACCCAGGACGAGCCGGAAATTCTCGAGCCCTGCGTTCTTGAGAGCTGCGTTGCATACTATCTCAGGCGAGCCAACTTTGGGTTCGCGGCACCCGCTGGCAGCCTCGCTATCGTCAAATCCATACCCACGTTAAGCGCGGACCGGCGGCTGGTGATCGCTCGGCACGGCAAGGACGTTTACGCGCGCCGGTTAGTTCGCAACGCAAATGGTGGCGGATTAATCGCCCTCACCGCCGAGACGCCGGACCCGCGCATCCGCAATCCAAAAAGCGTCTTTCTTCCCGAGGATGAAACGGCAATTCACCAAGTTGTCGGGATCATTTTCGACCACACGGTTAGGGTCGATCATGGCCCGGAAGAGGCCGTGGCAGTCGACGCCAACAGGGAGTTGCAGCGGATCGCAATCGCCTTCCGCGTGGTCGATGAAAGTGCCGTGCCGCTCGCTCTTGATAAGCAAGTTGTCCTCGGAGGAGACCACATCCAGCTCGACACCCTCGGGCATCACCAGGATGCGCTCGTCGCCCTTTGCCTTGATGACGGATCCAGCATTTTCAAGCGGGTGGGCACGGCGCTTCCGGGCGATCTTTCCCATTTCAGGCTGTTCGAGAGCATAGGCGGGATGGGATCGTCACAGGTCCTTTCCGTGGGAAAGGCTGCAAATGGGGTTCCGACGGTCATTGGCGCCCGGAAAATCGTCGGTGTGCTTTACAACGTCTAG